CCCCGCTGCACACCATCAGCGCCGCGCTGCAGGACGCGCTCTACGCCAGCGGCGTCATCATCTCCGACTCCCACAACACGCCCGACAGCATCTTCGCCGCTCTTGCCCGCGCCTCCCAGGGCCGCGATGCCAACGTCCGCACCGAACGCCCCGGAAAATAATGAAGAAGGTGTGCATCATCGGCTGTGGAGCGATCGGCTCGCTCTACGCCGCGCACCTCGCTCGGGTCACGGAAGTCTGGGCCTTCGTCCGCCGCCCCGAACACGCCCGCGCTCTGAACGAGCACGGCCTACGCGTCTCCGGCACCCACGACTTCACCGCCAAACTTCGCGCCACCGCCGATCCCAAGGAACTTCCGCCCTGCGACCTCGGCATCGTCGCCTCCAAGGCTACGCAGACCGAACAGGCCTTCGCGCCCGTCGGCCATCTCTTCGATCACGGCGCGGTCCTCAGCGCCCAGAACGGCCTGGGCAGCGAAGAGGTCATCGCCAAGCACACCAAGGGCTACGTTCTCCGCGGCACCACATTCATGAGTGGCACCCGCCACAGCGACACCCACGTGCAGTACGAACTCGACACCGCCACCTGGCTCGGTCCCTTCGAGCCGACCAACACTCCATTCGCCCTGGTGAAGGAAGCCGCCGAACTGCTCATCGCTGCTGGCCTCAAGGCCGAGCCGCTCGAGGACTGCAAGCCCGCGCAGTGGTCGAAGCTCATCTTCAACGCCTCGGTAAACTCCGTCTCCGCGCTCACCGAGCTGCCGCACTGTCCGTCCTTCGCCGACGAACGCTCGCCCGCCGCCCTCGGCCACCTGCTGCACGCGCTCATCGAGGAAGGGAAGCGGGTCGCTGCCGGCCTCGGCATCCGGCTCCACGACGACCCCTGGGAGATGAACAAGATCGGCGCGCAGACCAACCACCCGCCCTCCATGCTGTACGATATCCAGCGCAAAAACCCGACCGAGGTGGACTTCCTGGGCGGTGCCATCGCCCGCGAAGCCAAACGCGCCGGCCTGGCCGCTCCGCTACACACGGCGCTGTATGCGCTGATCAAGGGGAAGGAAGCCGCTTGGTCTGAAAAAGAATGAGCTGGCCTAAGGACACCGCGAAACTCGACCGCGTCCGTGCCCTGATGAAGGAGCGCGACCTTACCGCGCTCGTGGTCCGCGCGCCCGACAACATCGTCTACCTCACCAACTACTGGTGCATGAAGGGATACGACGTCGCCATCTTCCCCCGCGAAGGCGAGCCCATCCTCTGCGCCATCGAGCCCCAGCTCGCGGACGCCGAGCGCAATGCGTGGACGAAGGACATCCGCCTCTTCAAGGGCTACGACGAGCGCGACCCGCGTCCGCCCAATGCTCGCGCCCTCGACCTCGCTCTCCAAGTTCTCAAGGAGCGCGGGCTCACCGACAAGGTCGGCATCGAACTCACCAACTCCACTCAGGCGGCCGACCGCATGGTAGGCGAGCCCACGGTCTACTCGCAGCCCTACTTCGACGCCTTCAAGCCGGTCGCCGGCCAAGTTCTCGACGCCATGCCGCTGCTGATCGAGGCCCGCTCCATCAAGACGGCGCAGGAAATCGAGCGCATGCGCATCGCCAACGAACTTGCCGCGCTAGCCATGGAGCACTGCCGCCAGAACATGAAGCCGGGGATGAAGGAGAGCGAGGTCGGCGCCATGTTTGAGGGCTTCGTCCACGGCGTCGGCGTCGGCTACAAGAATAAGGTAGAGATGGCGCGCGCCTTCACCCTGGTGTGGTCCGGCCCCGGCATCGCCACCTTCACCGCCACCGGCGACCGCCCCATCCAGCAGAACGAGCCCACGCTCTTCGAGATCTGGGTCTGCGTGGACGGCTACTGGAACGACCTGACGAAAAATCTCTGCCCCGGCTCGCTGACCGCGAGATACAACACGCTGCTCGACCTGCTGCTGAAGGTTTTTAATGAGGCCATCGGCTACGCCCGCGACGGCGCGCCACTGCCCGAACTTGACCGCCTGATCCGCGCCCGCATCGCCGAAGGCGGATATCCCGGCCAGCCCTCGCATCCGGTGGCCCACGGCGTGGGCGCCCGCGCTCACGAGCCGCCCTACGCTCACCAGGCCGGCTCCGGCACCATCCGCAAGGGAATGGTCTTCGCCATCGAGCCCGGCATTTATTGGGAGGGTGGCGGCGGCCTGCGCCTGGAGGACAATTTCCTCATCACCGCAAACGGCAACGAGAAACTCTGCTCTTTCCCCGACGACTTCCGCACTCTGGGTTCTTGAGCTACACTTTTCCCGCCCATGCCCGCCAAGCGCACATCCGCCGATCGCATCCTCTCCCACATCGACGAGCAGGAAATCGTCGCCATGGCGCGCGACGTCATCAATATTCCCAGTTCTACCGGCGAGGAGCTGGGGATGGCCGTCTACCTGCGCCGCGTCTTCGAGGAGATGGGTCTGGAAGTCGCCTGGCAAGAGGTGGAAGACGGCCGCGCCAACGTGGTCGCCCGCCTGCCCGGAACGGGCAACGGCAAGAGCCTGATGTTCAACGGCCACATGGACACCTCCAACACCGGCCGCGAACCGTTCCTCACCGGCATCGGCTACAAGCCGCGCGCCGTCCTGAAGGACGGCATGATCTTCGGCCTGGGCATCTACAACATGAAGGGCGCGCTGGTCTGCTACACCCACGCCGTCAAGGCTTTGCAGGCCGCCGGGGTCCGGCTGGACGGGGATGTCCTGATCGCCGCCGTGGTGGGGGAAATCGAGAAAACCCAATGGAGTGAAGAGTTTACGGGGAAACAGTACCGGGGCTACGGGGTGGGGTCCCACCACCTGGTCAACCACGGCGTGCTACCCGATATGTGCATCCTGGGCGAGCCTACCGACATGCAGATCGTCCTCGGCCACTACGGCTCGCTCTGGGCGCGCATCTCCACCCGAGGCAACTACGTCCATACCGCCTTCGCCGCCGGACGGGAGCAGGAGAACTCCATCCGGCGCATGCGCGACGTGCTGCACGCGGTGGAAGAATGGGCCGCCGGGTGGCGTGAGAAGGCCGCCTATGGCAACAAGAAAGGCTTCGTGAACCTGGGCGGGATCCGCGGTGGCGATCCCTGGCGCGCCAGCCGCACCCCGGACCGCACCGATCTTTTTCTCGACGTCCGCGTCCCGCCCACCATGTCCATGCAGCGCGCCGGCCGGGAGTTGAAGAAGCTGTTCCTCGACCTGCGCAAGAAACATCCCAACTACGGCCTGGAGTTCGAGACCTACGTCTCCGTCCCCGGCGCGGAGATCTCGGAGAAGCATGAGCTGGTGAAGGCGATCGAGAAGTCGCACCGCAGCGTCACCGGCAAGCGTCCTGCGCGCGATACCGTGCTCTGGTCCTCGGACGCCTCCGTGCTTTCCCGCTACGGCATCGACACGGTGAACTACGGTCCCTCCA
The DNA window shown above is from Terriglobales bacterium and carries:
- a CDS encoding M20/M25/M40 family metallo-hydrolase, whose amino-acid sequence is MPAKRTSADRILSHIDEQEIVAMARDVINIPSSTGEELGMAVYLRRVFEEMGLEVAWQEVEDGRANVVARLPGTGNGKSLMFNGHMDTSNTGREPFLTGIGYKPRAVLKDGMIFGLGIYNMKGALVCYTHAVKALQAAGVRLDGDVLIAAVVGEIEKTQWSEEFTGKQYRGYGVGSHHLVNHGVLPDMCILGEPTDMQIVLGHYGSLWARISTRGNYVHTAFAAGREQENSIRRMRDVLHAVEEWAAGWREKAAYGNKKGFVNLGGIRGGDPWRASRTPDRTDLFLDVRVPPTMSMQRAGRELKKLFLDLRKKHPNYGLEFETYVSVPGAEISEKHELVKAIEKSHRSVTGKRPARDTVLWSSDASVLSRYGIDTVNYGPSSGPRDAQGEKVRIKTLVEMTRIYALVAADLCGKNNAK
- a CDS encoding 2-dehydropantoate 2-reductase, producing the protein MKKVCIIGCGAIGSLYAAHLARVTEVWAFVRRPEHARALNEHGLRVSGTHDFTAKLRATADPKELPPCDLGIVASKATQTEQAFAPVGHLFDHGAVLSAQNGLGSEEVIAKHTKGYVLRGTTFMSGTRHSDTHVQYELDTATWLGPFEPTNTPFALVKEAAELLIAAGLKAEPLEDCKPAQWSKLIFNASVNSVSALTELPHCPSFADERSPAALGHLLHALIEEGKRVAAGLGIRLHDDPWEMNKIGAQTNHPPSMLYDIQRKNPTEVDFLGGAIAREAKRAGLAAPLHTALYALIKGKEAAWSEKE
- a CDS encoding Xaa-Pro peptidase family protein, producing the protein MSWPKDTAKLDRVRALMKERDLTALVVRAPDNIVYLTNYWCMKGYDVAIFPREGEPILCAIEPQLADAERNAWTKDIRLFKGYDERDPRPPNARALDLALQVLKERGLTDKVGIELTNSTQAADRMVGEPTVYSQPYFDAFKPVAGQVLDAMPLLIEARSIKTAQEIERMRIANELAALAMEHCRQNMKPGMKESEVGAMFEGFVHGVGVGYKNKVEMARAFTLVWSGPGIATFTATGDRPIQQNEPTLFEIWVCVDGYWNDLTKNLCPGSLTARYNTLLDLLLKVFNEAIGYARDGAPLPELDRLIRARIAEGGYPGQPSHPVAHGVGARAHEPPYAHQAGSGTIRKGMVFAIEPGIYWEGGGGLRLEDNFLITANGNEKLCSFPDDFRTLGS